A single window of Selenomonadales bacterium DNA harbors:
- a CDS encoding diol dehydratase small subunit: MNEPNVDPQVDYPLGVHRKDLLFTPTGKSVDEITIEAVVSGKVTAEDLRITPDTLRLQAQISEKVGRVQLGANLRRAAEMTAISDARVLEIYNALRPNASTKAELEAIATELATSYQAENLAALVREAADVYERRDILAASK; this comes from the coding sequence ATGAATGAGCCAAATGTAGATCCGCAGGTTGATTACCCTCTTGGCGTGCACAGAAAGGATCTTCTTTTCACGCCCACTGGTAAATCGGTCGACGAGATCACGATCGAGGCCGTCGTTTCGGGCAAGGTGACGGCCGAAGATCTGCGGATTACCCCAGATACCTTGCGCTTACAGGCCCAGATATCGGAAAAGGTAGGGCGCGTGCAATTGGGCGCCAATTTGCGGCGCGCGGCCGAGATGACGGCAATTTCCGATGCGCGTGTGCTCGAAATCTATAACGCGCTTCGGCCCAACGCTTCCACAAAAGCCGAACTCGAGGCGATTGCCACCGAATTGGCGACCAGCTATCAGGCCGAAAACCTTGCCGCGCTCGTGCGGGAAGCCGCTGACGTTTATGAGCGGCGCGATATCTTGGCTGCAAGCAAATAG
- a CDS encoding heme-binding protein: MTSMPLSKAQAALDAAAAKAKQIGQPMNIAVVDDGGHLVAFARMDGAIKASIDISIRKARTSILMGLPTSVLMPLVQPGAELYGLEQTAGGMVAFGGGVLIKDGAAVIGAIGVSAGSVEQDISVAEAGAAKAAK; encoded by the coding sequence ATGACTTCCATGCCCCTGTCAAAGGCCCAGGCTGCGCTAGACGCCGCGGCGGCAAAAGCTAAGCAAATCGGTCAGCCCATGAACATCGCCGTGGTGGACGACGGCGGCCATCTGGTGGCTTTCGCGCGCATGGATGGCGCGATCAAGGCAAGTATCGATATTTCTATCCGCAAGGCGCGCACCTCCATATTGATGGGCCTGCCGACCAGCGTGCTCATGCCGCTCGTTCAGCCCGGCGCAGAACTGTATGGCCTCGAGCAAACCGCAGGAGGCATGGTCGCTTTCGGTGGCGGCGTTCTGATCAAGGACGGCGCCGCCGTCATCGGCGCCATCGGTGTTAGCGCCGGTAGTGTCGAACAGGATATCTCCGTCGCAGAAGCGGGCGCGGCGAAGGCCGCCAAGTAA